Within Zootoca vivipara chromosome 17, rZooViv1.1, whole genome shotgun sequence, the genomic segment GGAGCCCAGGCGTCTtcacttggttgttgttgttgttgtttagtcgtttagtcgtgtccgactcttcgtgaccccatggaccatagcacgccaggcactcctgtcttgcactgcctcccgcactttggtcaaactcatgttcgtagcttcgagaacactgtccaaccatcttgtcctctgtcgtccccttctccttgtgccctccatctttcccagcatcaaggtcttttccaaggattcttctcttctcatgaggtggccaaagtattggagcctcagcttcacgatctgtccttccagggagcactcagggctgatttccttaagaatggataggtttgatcttctagcagtccatgggactctcaagagtctcctccagcaccataattcaaaagcatcaattcttcggcgatcagccttctttatggtccagctctcacttccatatatcactactgggaaaaccatagctttaactatacggacctttgtcggcaaggtgatgtctctgctttttaagatgctgtctaggtttgtcattgcttttctcccaagaagcaggcgtcttttaatttcgtgactgctgtcaccatctgcagtgatcaaggagcccaagaaagtaaaatctctcactgcctccatttcttccccttctatttgccaggaggtgatgggaccagtggccatgatcttggtttttttgatgttgagcttcagaccatattttgcgctctcctctttcaccctcattaaaaggttctttaattcctcctcactttctgccatcaaggttgtgtcatctgcatatctgaggttgttaatatttcttccggcaatcttaattccggcttgggattcatctagtccagcctttcgcatgatgaattctgcatataagttaaataagcagggagacaatatacaaccttgtcgtactcctttcccaattttgaaccaatcagttgttccatatccagttctaactgtagcttcttgtcccacatagagatttctcaggagacatatgaggtgatcaggcactcccatttctttaagaacttgccatagtttgctgtggtcgacacagtcaaaggcttttgcatagtcaatgaagcagaagtagacgtttttctggaactctctagctttctccataatccagcgcatgtttgctatttggtctctggttcctctgccttttcgaaatccagcttgcacttctgggagttctcgatccacatactgcctaagcctgccttgtagaattttaagcataaccttgctagcgtgtgaaatgagcgcaattgtgcggtagttggagcattctttggcactgcccttctttggaattgggatgtagactgatcttctccaatcctctggccattgctgagttttccaaacttgctggcatattgggtgtagcaccttaacagcatcatcttttaagattttaaatagttcagctggaatatcatcacttccactggccttgttattagcagtgctttctaaggcccatttgacttcactctccaagatgtctggctcaaggtcagcaaccacactacctggggtgtacgagacctccatatctttctggtataattcctctgtgtattcttgccacctcttcttgatgtcttctgcttctgttaggtccttaccacttttgtccttgattatggtaatctttgtacaaaatgctcctttcatatctccaattttcttgaacagatctctggttttccccattctattgttttcctctatttctttgcattgctcatttaagaagaccctcttgtctctccttgctgttttttggaaatctgcattcagtttcctgtatctttccctatctcccttgcattttgcttgcctcctctcctccgctatttgtaaggcctcgttggatagccattttgctttcttgcatttccttttccttgggatggttttcgttgctgcctcctgtataatgttacgagcctccatccatagttcttcaggcactctgtccaccaaatctaaatccttaaacctgttcctcacttccactgtgtattcataagggatttgatccagattgtatcttactggcccagtggtttttcctactttcttcagtttaagctggaattttgctataagaagctgatgatctgagttacagtcagctccaggtcttgtttttgctgactgtatagagcttctccatctttggctgcagagaatataatcaatctgatttcgatgctgcccatttggtgatatccatgtgtagagtcttctcttgtgttgttggaagagagtgtttgtgatgaccagcttgttctcttgacagaactctattagcctttgccctgcttcattttgaactcccaggccaaacttgccagttgttccttttatctcttgattccctactttagcattccaatcccctgtaatgagaagaacatccttctttggtgtcatttctagaaggtgttgtaggtcttcatagaattggtcaatttcactttcttcagcaccggtagttggtgcataaacttggattactgtgatgttaaaaggtctgccttggattcgtatcgagatcattctgtcatttttgagattgcatcccattacagcttttgccactcttttgttgactatgagggccactccatttctactacgggattcttgcccacagtagtagatatgatagtcacccgaactgaattcgcccattcccttccattttagttcactgatgcccaggatgtcgatatttattcttgtcatctcatttttgaccacatccagcttacctccactcatggttcttacattccaggttcctatgcaatatttttctttacagcatcggactttcctttcgcttccaggcatatccgcaactgagcgtcctttcggctttggcccagccgcttcatcagctctgaatctacttgtacttgtcctccgctcttcctcagtagcatgttggacgccttccgacctgaggggctcatcttccagcgtcataacttttatatgcctgttgtctttgtccatggagttttcttggcagggatactggagtggcttgccagttccttctccaggtggatcacgtttagtcaaaactctccactatgacctgtccatcttgggtggccctgcatggcatagctcatagcttctctgagttattcaagccccttcgccacgacaaggcattgatccatgaaggggcttcaCTTGGTTAcaaatggccaatagccaggtgcaaaaatgcACCTGGATAATTTCAAAGACTGTGTGCACTACCCCCAAGACACATTTTAACAAGGTATAGGGCCTCTCCCTTCTCTCAACCCTAACCCAAGCATCTTGGTCCTGacttgaagcccccccccccatgccaggcAAAAGTACCTGGCCATCACTAATAGCCATCATTTCACATGAAGAGCGTGCCGTGAACAGGAAGGCAATAGAAACTCACCTGTCATCTGCCACCGTCGCCAGGTAGAGGCCTTCAGGCGAGAAGCAGACCGATCGCAGGGAGCTGGCGTGGAAGTCGGCGCCATGGTCCAGGGCCGGCTGCAGCGGAACGTGGctgcagaagaaaggaaaggttGGCCTGTTCCCCTTCAGAAGTCAGGAGAGATACCTTCAGCCTAAAGGGGTCGTCCTGTTACCCATCTTTTAAGGTGGCTATCCCAGAAGAAAAACTTTGAAGAGAAGATCCAGCATGAAACGGTGGAACTGCAGTTTATCAAAAAGGTCTGTTCAAGTCTGAAtcgaaaccatggtttcctgtccTGCTACGGTTTGTTGTGTTATCGCCAGTTAGTGCTGCTGGGAAGGCTCCCTTTGCACACACTTAAGCTTTCAAATACAATGAATTGCCCAAGGCAAAaggtccctgcattgcagggggcgggactagaagacccttgtgggtccttccaactctacaattcctaaGGTCCTAAGATTTCTTCTCAGTGGTTAAAAACATCCTCTTTCATTCTGGCTGGGCATCTCAAGGACCCAGGGCACAGGGACTCTGTTGCAGAAACAGTCAAGGgtgttttgacacacacacccccacaaccCCAGACCACCTCATTTCTCCCTGCACACCAAATATCACTCAGTCAAAACCAGCATTCACCTGGAGCAGAACAGTGTTCTCTTCTCTAAACAGGGGTGGGGCAGGCAACAAGTGCCAAGCAAAACAACTGCTTCCTTGGCAAAGCCAGAGGCCTGCGCCCCTTCCGATAGCTAACTCCCTTACCAGAGGGATTTCAGCTGCTCCCCTGTGCAAGGATCCCAGAGGATCACATAGGTGTCGTACGAGGCAGTCGCGAGAAGCGCAGAGTCCGGGGAGAAGGCGCAGGACACGACGCAGCCCTGGTGGCCCTCCAGTTTCCTGAGGAGGCTGTAGGAATCCATACTCCATAGCAGGGCCTGCAAGGGAGGCAAAAGTcaggacgcagccacagaagcaggGAATCTTTTTTCCAGAcaagagggccacattccttgctgtgcaaccttctgggggggccacatgccaggagcAGGCGGGGCAAATGTATAGCATGctaacaagcaaaaacaataacCCTCCACACAGacagtttaattagccaaaggcctgggagaagaaggaTGTTTTTGCCCGGCTCCTAAatatatatgtaatgaaggtgccaggcaaaccttaCTGGGGAGAGCGCGTTCCTGCCTTTTCCTTCAGACTGGGACTTATAAGCGGCTTcgacacattaaaacatcacatgGAGACGACAAAAATCTAAAAACGTACTTGGTGAAAGAAAAGGAACTTAAACCCTAATCAAATTTTAAACACTTATTTAAAAAgccaaatctattaaaatacagataataaaaagAGCATAGCACAACtaaaatcacttttaaaaaaacaaaccagactgTTCTCAAAGGCCTGCCGGGATAAAAACAGCCTTCACTTACTGCccaatgtggcccccagaatgtggtctagaagggaatgtggccctcaggccggAAAAGGACCCTCACCCCTGACCTTGAACTTAAGAtattttgctgttgtttgctTCGTACTGATGGGGAATTTGCTGGAAAgcctgtttcttttaaaaatggcctGGTAAGAACACACCCTAGGTAGAGGTTGACTGCTGCTGCTATGGGGTCAGAGGGGCCACTCACtgtcaccgccccccccccccccaccagcagcagcctccTTTGCCACTCAGGCAAAACTCACCGATTTCTCTCCAGCTGCGGAGCACAGCATTCGACCATCAGGGGAGGTGCAGCAGCAGTAGACCCACCGCATGTGTCCAGACAACACCTTCAGTTGTTTCCCTGGGAAAATTGAGAAAAGCATTAGCACGTTAGAGTCATAAatcgtagagctgggagggagcccATCTACATGCAGAAGACAAATCACAATGACTCCTACAAGCCAACGTAGAAAAAAACAGATATGATCCAGAGTGGTCTGGAGACAGGGGGCATGGCCTAGGGAGAGAGTTCCAGGGGCCAGACAgaggggcctggagggccacgtttggctcTCCTAGCGTAATCTGCTTTTCCCAATTTTTCTCAGCCAGTCTGAAGAGAAGCAGCAAAATGCAAAGGAGTTTAGCTTACAGGCCTGTAAAAAAAAGTAATAACCCAGAAGGCACCTCTGAAAATGTGATCTATATACTCAATTGCTATGCCACTAAGTCTCCTGCCAAACTGCCCTGCACagcatacaattaaagcacattctGCTGCCCtgcccaaagaattgtgggaattgtagtttgttaagggggctgagaagggtgaaccacagttcccaggattcttcggggcAAACCaatgtggtttaaatgtgctTTACGCTGTACAGTATGCCCATTCCCTAGACCCAGACAAAAGGACCACACCGCTCGCTCCTACCGTTTTGACCCAGGTCCCAGACGCGCAGGGTTTTGTCACGCGAGGCGGAGATGAGGATTGAACGGCTGTCACCCGGCGCAAAGCTCAAGTCTCTTACCACGTCCTGATGTCCCGAGAGGCTGAACAGCAAGCGCCCTGGAAGGAGCAGCAGACGGCGGCAAGACATGATTACCACCACCCCAGAACCAGAACCATATTGCTCTAAAGAAGATGGGTCAATTGCTCTTGATGGGCCTAAAGAGGATGTAattcaggggttgggaacctgcagctccccagatgctgttggaatacaactcccatccttaccttccaagtcccggactgcagaatccgggaccggcaaccgtgtgacaccggaagttgcgtcgacgtaactttcggtgtcgttttgcccttctatgggcaccaaaaatggccgccgccggcttcgaaagtcgcttctatgcatgtcaggaagtgcgtcgacgcaacttccggtgtcgctccgcccatctatgggcaccgaaaatggccgccgccgacaccggaagtctcatctatgcacttccggacatgtgtagatgcgacttttgaagccggcggcggccatttttggtgcccatataagggcaaatcggaaagaaaaaaaatggccaccggcaggagaaaataacggagaaaaatgggagacgaagtgatacgggggaccaccgggaaaaggtaagtaaataCGGggctttcccggggaaaacggggtacttggcagctatgctcccatcatccccaccctTGGCCACgctggcagggactgatgggaaccGGAGTCTATAAATACCAGGAGGGACATAGGTTCTACCACCCCTGATGCTCTCGTTTATttatcaaagcggtttacaacaaacACAGGATTTATCCAGAGCTGATTCAGCTTCTCCTGCTTCAGATGTTACGGAGAAACAGAGAAGCCCGTCATCAGTGTACTGGTGTACACCTTGCTCCAAAACTCCTAATGACCATTGCCAGCGTTTTCAGGTATGTTAAATAAcactggggagaggagaggagcctgTGCATGGACCAATCTCCTTCGCTCCCTCGCACTCACATTCAGACCTCACATTGGTAAGAATGGGCGGCAGGTTCAGCAGACATTATGGGCTAAAGGGGAGTGATCGTAGACTCCTACATTTGCAGACttggaaggtacaccaagggtcatctagtccaacccccagcaatgcaaagACCATCTTTGTTTTTTTCCCAGCAAAGAACATCAGAGCCAGGTTACCTGTCTGAACCTCCCAGACTTTGATTTGCCCGTCATTCAGGCCAGTGGCGAGGACCAAACACGCAGGACTCGGCGCCCACAGGATGTGCTTCCTCGAACGGGAAGGCAGCCAGGAGCTGAAGGCCAAGCCCCAGACGATCTGCCCACACTCCAGCGTCTTCTCCTTGGCCCTGCCACGGCCCCTGGCCTCGGCTTTCATGCACTCCGAAGCTTTGCAGTTCCTGTGGGGAGCAGGCCGGCGGGTCACCTAAGGCAGTATTGGTCTCTGTTCCCAAGGAGCTTGCAAGTCTAGCATAGGCCCCGTCTGCACAATGCAGTTAGAGCTgcgctttaaacagtcacggcttcccccaaagaatcctgggaaatgtagtccattaAGAGGGgatgggagttgttaggagacccgcATTCACCtcccagagccatagctgccaaatctcccgtattccccgggaaacccccatttttccagctgtccccggtttttccccggtttattctggcgcggtggccattttggaactgggcggagcatgctcagaagcgacttttgatgctgctttgcgcagttccaaaatggctgcagcgcgacttctggtgtggcagccattttggaacagggcagagccgcctcaaaagtcgcttctgagcatgatccgcccagtttcaaaatggcggcagcgctacttccggcccagtcccttatttctcaggccggaacttagCAGGTATGCCCAGAGCTACAATGTCCGAAGTAGTTTAGTGAGcgatccctcttcccaaggaattctgggaacagtaCCAAATTTAGGGCGGTGCAGGGAAATTGCCCAGGGCACCAAACTGAGGGggcaccaaataaataaataaataaataaataaataaataaataccacctatgagaagatccataaaataGCAACtgaaccaaaaggaattattgtgaaaataatgtaaaaagggggagaggggggcggTGTTACCAAATTCTGTCCTCGCTCAGGGCACCGTATTACCAATTCCAcccctgctgggaactgtagctgtgtgaggggaatagggtctcctaacaattctcagcaacaTAACCcaccctaagatcccagggcggGTTACGACAATTAAAGCACACtattaagaacagtttaaaaaaacaaccgaCACCCACAGAAATCAAGTGGGccctaaaaataaaagaagccagCACAAAGAGGTGTGCCTGCAGCATTCTATATAACCGGTATATATAATGTAATCTATATAATGAAGGAGtttcacaacttaggggctgccacagagaaggccctctctcggAGTTGCCAGCCCCATGAGCTTCTGGGAGTGGTGGAACAACCTAAAGTCCCTCTCTCGAGTCATTTATGGCTTTAAGCACCTGAAACtggccgccgcccccccccccacatgaacGGGCAACCGTAACAGACTATActtccaggatttgggggggcaCGGGGAGCCATGATTGTATAAGTGAAACAATgtttctttaaatgtataatgtagATAGGGGCTTCAGCTAGCAAAGAAACAACAGCTGGGCAGCCAAAGGTATCTCCAGACCCAACCCACCCCCGCCCTGACCCAGCAGGCATTGTCAATGTGGCTACTCACTGCTGGGTTCCCTCCAAAGGCCATGGGAGCAGCTTGACAATGCAGTGACCCTGAGACCAGGCAAACCACGTGCCGTCCGGGGAAAAGGCCACGCTCCACGTCTCGCAGCTGGATTTCCAGTCGTATTGCTGAGGCTGCCCTGGCTTCAGCTCAGCCAAGAGGATGGGCTCTCCTAAGGCAGGAGacaga encodes:
- the WSB2 gene encoding WD repeat and SOCS box-containing protein 2, translating into MEAPPGEPGQQRPLREPPAAEREAAEGEPILLAELKPGQPQQYDWKSSCETWSVAFSPDGTWFAWSQGHCIVKLLPWPLEGTQQNCKASECMKAEARGRGRAKEKTLECGQIVWGLAFSSWLPSRSRKHILWAPSPACLVLATGLNDGQIKVWEVQTGRLLFSLSGHQDVVRDLSFAPGDSRSILISASRDKTLRVWDLGQNGKQLKVLSGHMRWVYCCCTSPDGRMLCSAAGEKSALLWSMDSYSLLRKLEGHQGCVVSCAFSPDSALLATASYDTYVILWDPCTGEQLKSLCHVPLQPALDHGADFHASSLRSVCFSPEGLYLATVADDRLLRIWALELGSPVAFAPVKNGLCCTYFPHGGIIATGTRDGHAQFWTVPQALSSLKHLCRKVLRSCFTTYQVLKLPIPKKMKDFLTYRTL